One Mus caroli chromosome 6, CAROLI_EIJ_v1.1, whole genome shotgun sequence genomic window, CAATCAGGAtagtaaatacttttttaaaaaaactgactGATGTTAGAACATAGCACTTTTGTCCTTAATGCTGAAACAGCTCCCTGTTTTGCCTGAAGCAGAAAACTCAAGTTTCTGTAATGGTTTGCCAGACCCTTGTGGTTACACTCTTTCTCACCTCTCAGCTTTAAGCAGAgtgattggcttttttttttttttttttttttttttttggttccttGACTGTTCGAAGCATTTACCCATCTTAAACCTGTTTTCCAGCTAATTTATTTCCCTGAAACTCTTCATCTCTTAGATGTTCCCTAGACTACCTGCCTTACctgctttatttctttactcAAATGTCATCATTTCAAGGACATGTGAGCTTGTCTCCAATCTACCTTGGAGAAGTAAGAAAATGCTATGATTTGTATGTATTTTCTATCACTACTTCTACATTTCTGTCTTCCCCCTCTGAGCTCCAAGTTCGCCAAAGGCAAAAGATTTGAGTTTTAACTATTCAACATGCTAAGTAGGAAATCTAACCAATTCAGTTTTGTCGATGAACACAGCCAGAGTTGCATCATGGAGTTCACAGGTGTCGTTGGCAGTAAGCCATGAGCTTTTATGTTGGATACTAGAGAAGCAGTTCCGACGTAATTTGTTCCAGTCTTTAGGGCACAGCTTTACCCCATCCTCACATGTCTTGTTTCTGGCTGTTCTTGTAACTGTAACTAAAATAAACACAGAGCATGAAGACACTTGGAGAGAAATGAGTCTGACTTTTACTGTGAAAGATTTCTCTGTATGTCACACtgataaaaaatgcattttacattCACATCACATTTCAGTCATTGGACTTTCGCCATCAAGTCCATGGTGGAAGTCCAACCAATGTGGACAGCAAGAGTGAAAGAAGCATTGGAGAATTAAGATCTGTAGTGACCAATTTCTAGAAACAACATTCTCTGACTATTTCTATCATACTGTTAGAATAGtggaatttatttacttattcttttacTTCTCTTATAATTGTATATGCCACCTGAGACAAGTTTTCCTCCAAATGAATCCTCTATAGCTGTAATATCAAAGAATTGCTCTCTCACAGTGACCTAACCAATATTCAATTGTTTCTCAGAAACAGTATTTCCTCAAAAGTTGAAGCTACTTTGTCCTTTGTTAAAAAAGGGGAAAAcaccaaaacttaggatacccaatatatataatacaatctgctaaacacatgaaactcaagaagaatgaagaccaaagtagggtcactgtaccccttcttagaattgggaacaaaacatccatggaaggagttacagaaacaaagattggagctgtgacgaaaggatggaccatctagagactgccatacccagggatccatcccataatcagcttccaaacgctgacaccattgcatacactagcaagattttgctgaaaggaccctgatatagctgtctcttgtgagactatgccNgggcctagcaaacacagaagtggatgctcacagtcagctattggatggatcacagggctcccaatggagaagctagagaaagtacccaaggagctaaagggacctgcaaccctataggtggtacaacattatgaactaaccagtaccctggagctcttgactctagctgcatatgtatcaaaagatggcctagtctgccatcactggaaagagaggcccattggacacacaaactttatatgccccagtacaggggaacaccagggccaaaaaaaaaaaatgggaatgggtgggtagggaaatgggggagaggggggagggtatgggggacttttgggatagcattggaaatgtaattgaggaaaatacgtaataaaatatatttaaaaaaaggggggaaacactaaaattttattaacttttaaaacatttcctatTAAGCTCACAGCCCTAGATAGATGAAGTTATTTATGAATAACCCCAAAAGAAACAGTGTTTAAGGCACTTTCTCCCATTCCTGGaaaaacaaatagacagacatacaAGGTCTTGCTCCTGCTCAAGCTTATAAAGGGGAGACTGTTCAATTGGAAGCATTAACTAGCAGTAAGGTTCTATATACCCCCAAATATTCATGTCACTGAAATTGCTTGACAAATACCATGTCCCAGATTACCCCAAATATTAGGTTCAAATAAATGACTATCAAAGTCAAATAGTTGGTTCAAAACCTAGGCTATCATAAATCCAATTTTATCATTCATCCACtagtttatttcttctttcatttatacATCCAACCACTCCCAAGCTAACCAATTACCCTGTGGCAAAGATTTGTGCTTTGGTAGCTCTTGAGATACAAAAGTAAATATAGTGTGGAAAGACTTGCTTTTATGAAAGTTGCATGCCTGAAACGATACAGTTTCTCAAGAAGTACACTCTGGTCAAGGGATAGGATGACTGCTGGATAGCAGGACAACATTCAGGGTAAAGTTAGACAAAGGTGATGCCTCGTAAAGACTTGAAGAAAGGGAGACTATAGAGGTACGTCTGCCTCCAAGGTAAGAATTATTTTTCCTGCCAAAcagatgatgcagaggccttgaTCGCTCACCAGACAATGAAGATGCACATGTTCTACACACCAAGTGAAGGACTGAATGGCACAGGCCATCAGAAGTCCAGGGTGACTGGGTGCAATAAGGACAGGGTAACTATTCATTGCATATTGCTCTAGGTGAGGACAAAACTATATGACATTTCCATCAGATCTGATAATTCTTCTGACTTGCTAAAAATAAACTCTGTCCATGCATAAAGGTGCCATTAGCCACATGTGATGATTGAACCTTGAAATATGGCCAATTCAAATTCAATTCGCTTTTAAGTTGGAAGAATATACTCACTGTTCCCTGACACAAGAAAGATCCCGGATGAAGGAtgtgagagaagagagaccaTTGAGCAGTTCAGACACTGAGGCTGCAGCTCAGTTAATACACTATTTGCAATTAAAATATGACAACCTAAGCTAAAtctctagaactcacagaaaaagTTGGATATGGTGAAACTCTCTTATAATTCCAGCAGTGGAAATGCAGGTCTCTGGCAGGCACTGGCCAACCAGCTAAGCTTAACCTGAGACACAAGGACTACTGAGGgttcttttctcaaaaaacaaaacaaaacaaaacaaaacaaaacaaaaaacaaggtggatgagTCCTGACTCCTGAAGAAGAAAGACATCCAAGGTTGACTTCTGGTTTCTACTGtgatacattctctctctctctctctcctctctctctctctctctctctctctctctctctctctctctcactcactcactcacatacacacacacacagatttcacAGAATGACCATGATTTAGTTTGAGGTATTTATTAGTTAATAAAAGTAGCTAGATTGGTTTAAAAATGATTAGATTCAAGGAAGTGTCCAAGATTGGAGATATATTTATGTGATAAAGGTCTAAGACTAGTTCAGAAGGCTGACAGTCCAACAATGCTTCAGAGATTGGATACATGAAGAGACATGTTCAAACACTGAGGCCAGCAAGAgtggagggaaaagaagaaatgaacaaaggaaATAAAGCCAGCGATGATGTAGGCAGGAGACAAACAGTTGGAGTGTACGGGCTTGAAGGCCGAAATGGAAGTACTTTTCAGGAGGAGGTATAAAATGAGATTGAAGATCTGCAGTTGCAGGGAGTTGATGTAGCCACCTGTTCTACTGAGGTCACCAGCTCACAGCTCTCTTTCTCATGCATTAGGGTCACATTGTTTCTACTCTTCCTTGATGTTCTCTGAATTTTGGATGGAGGATAGTGCAGATGACTCATTCAAAGCTGAAGGCTCATAGTTACTTACACTTGCTAGATTGGCCAGTGATCTGTGGCTAGATCCACCACTACCTGCCTTGAAGAGACTTTTATCAATAGCAAACCAGTAGAAATTTCACCATGAATGGGGGAGGCCCTCCCTTGCAAGCCCCATCCTTGTTGGACCAGCAGCAGATCCTTGCAGAGAGAGGAAGTGACTCTCCTTTGTAGACATGGCTACAAATGCTAGAGGGTTAACAACAGCAGAATGAAGGGTGAGAACTTGGGAGGGAGCCATTGCAGATGGTACGATGGAGATGGAAATGAtctaaatatattgtataatagtatgagatttttaaagagaaaaatattttttaaaaaaatgaatgtggaTTGCCAAATAAGATGAAGGGAGTGATGGCAATGCTGGAGGTTTTGCTAAACTTGACTACAGGTTTCATGAGAAAAGCTGAAGCAGAAACCTGATCAGAGTGGATTCAAGATTGCAGAGGCCAGGCCATGGGGTGTTGCTTCAAGATAGAGcttagcatacacaaggccctgggtccaGCTCTAAACACCAATTGTCCTCATGGAAAACTAAGCTAAACCAAATAAAAACCTAGTACTTTGAGCTGGAGATGTAGTCTAATGGCAGGCCATATGCTTAGACTACAGGAAAGCccagaaagaaaaggatggatggatggagaggaggaaggcaggctggcagggaggggagagagaagataaaCCAAGAACACACTTCAAGGTTTCTGAATTAAGCAGTAACCATAAACACTGTGCAAAGGAAGAGTAGGGGCTAATGAACTAATTTATGATCTACTGTGCTGCTGATGAAGATGTTGCAGTGGAGTGTGAACAGCAATGACCTATGAGAGAGGAGGGCCTGATGACAGAGTAAGATGATATAGGATCTACAGTAGAACCTAAACACTTCACTGTCTGGAGAGTCCATGTGGTGGTAACGGTGGGTGGGCTTGTCTCTCACCCATTGCTTCTGTTAGAGTAAAGCTGGAATCAGGGTTCCATTCACCTGTGGCCCTGAGTTAACAAATGCAGCTTAGCACACCCCACTTTGCttgcccctccccaccaccaccactatagCTGACACAATTTTGACACAAATATGGTGCCTACAAGACCTTACCATTGGCCACATACACCCAGCTCTTCATAAAGCTTTACTTGATCACCCTGACTCAGAACCCTCCTTCCTCTTGCTTCAAATCGAATGAATTTATGCATAGCAAGTCCTCTAGGAACAAAtctaatctattttttttcaggaaaacatCCCAGCTGGCATCAGTTTAAATGTAATACATATTTATCAATAGACTAATCTAGGAGGTAAAGCAGTTGGAGGGGTCAGGCTGAATAGCCAATACCACTATCAGTGTTTTTAGTAGAAATTGACCACTTACATTTTCTAGGAAAACTGAAAAACCCCCAAAGAAGAACAGCAACAGCACCACCTAGCAGGGTCCAAAGCGTCAGCACTTTCTTCGAATCTGTACATAAAGCAAGCAGACAGGTCACTACCAGAGAaaaataacaagcaaacaaaacctccATTAAAAAAGCCATAGTCTCTGTAACCTATACACAACTCAGCCATTGATCTATTAGGAAAAGGGAAAATGCACTTAGGTGTGACTTTGGCTTCTGTCTGCACAGTACTTTGGCACTTCCAAGAGCTAAGCAAAACACTCTCCAGCAAGGCTTGCAGAACAAAAAAACGCAGTCCCCACCTTTTgtggcttttttgggggggatgggtgggtttggtttggtttggttttaataaAATGTCTTCTGTTGTGAGGAGGGTGGAGCGGATCTGGTGGAGAGGGAGTGTATCGTCTTCACTTTTAGTTTTGAGCCTTTGTTGATGACGGCCGCTTTTTCTTAAGGTTCGCCTCTGCCGCACAGGCAGAGGCTACCAGTCTTAGCTTTCAATGAAACCCAGCCATCTCCTTACCGAACATTAACCTGCGATGCCTGAGTTCATGGCTTGTCTGAGGTAGTCTGGGTGAAGTGTCGGTCAGCATAGAAATGGCGCTCCAGTGACTACAGAGATTGAGAAAATTCTTAAGCGGAAAGGAGAACTGATAGTTGTATCCGTTGTCTTCAAAGCTCTAGACTCGGAGGGCTGAGTTTCTTTGGAATCAAGACTAGAGCAAGATTGA contains:
- the LOC110297097 gene encoding C-type lectin domain family 2 member F-like codes for the protein MLTDTSPRLPQTSHELRHRRLMFDSKKVLTLWTLLGGAVAVLLWGFFSFPRKFTVTRTARNKTCEDGVKLCPKDWNKLRRNCFSSIQHKSSWLTANDTCELHDATLAVFIDKTELEILMNQMQEMKTYWIGLHRQNLLGIWVWTNGSKYNNLHDIQDHGQCAFVHQKGIDSTNCEDQKEFICTREGQCP